The region TTGCCCGCGAGCCTCGGATACTTCTGCGCGACGCCCATGCCGTCCGCGCGATGACAGCGCGCGCAGTCGCTCTGAAAGATGCCCGCACCGGGCCGCTGCACGTCGCCGGTCTTCAACGCGAGCGAGGTCTGCTGCGCGGCATGCGAACCGGCGTCGTAGTGCGCGTACGGCGCGCGCACGGGCAGACTCTTCAGATACCCCGCGATCGCAGCGAGATCGTCGTCGCTCATGTACTGCGTGCTGTCCTCGACCACCTGCACCATGCTGCCGAACGTGACGAGCCCGCCGCCGTGACCGGTCTTCAGGAACGCGGCGATGTCCTGCGCGGAGTAGCGTCCGAGGCCCGCGCCGGCATCGCCGGTGAGGTTCGGTGCAAACCAGTGATCGTTGTTGCCGCCCGTCAGATAGAAGCGCGAGCCTTCCGCATAGCCGAGTTCTTCATAGGCCGGGCCGCGCGGCGTATGACACGCACCGCAATGGCCGAGCGACTGCACGAGGTACGCGCCGCGATTCCATTGCGCGTCGCGGTCGGCGCGCGGCTTGAAGCGGTCGCCAGGCGCGAACGCCCAGCTCCAGAACATCAGCGCCCAGCGTTGATTGAACGGAAACGGCAGACGGGTCGACGGCGCCGGTGTCGCGACCGGCTGCACGCCGTGCATGAAGTACGCGTACAGCGCATGCATGTCGGCGTCGTCGATTTTTGCGAACGACGGGAACGGCATCGCCGGATAGAGTCGCTTGCCGTCCGGCGTCACACCGTGACGCAACGTGCGCGCGAAATCGTCGTACGTATAGCGGCCAATGCCCGCGTTCGGGTCCGGCGTGATATTGGTCGAGTAGATCGTGCCGAACGGCGAGCCCATGCCGAGTCCACCGGCGAACGGCGATGCGGGTATGGGCGTGTGTCCGGGGACTGCGCGCGGCGCGGCGGTGTGGCAGCCCGCGCAGTCGGCGGCTTTCGCGAGGTAGGCGCCTCGGGCGATCAGGTTGGTGGAGGCGTCGGCGGCTGTTGCGGCGTCCGCGGGGTCTGCAATTCTCGCGCGAGTATTCGCATCGGCACCGGTGCTGCTGGAAGTCGCCTGCGGTGCCACGGCAGGCGCGGGCGACGATCGCGATTGTGCGGAAGACAACGCTACACCGACCACTGCCGCTACCGGAATGGCGATCGCAATGACAAGCGCAAGCAACGCGCGCCCGCTCTCGCGCGCGACGCGCATGCGCGGCTCCCATGTACGCTGCCGCGTGCACGACTTCGCTCGTCGTTGCACGCACTGCTTCGTCGTCGCCCTCGTCGCGCGCGTCATCGCCGTCACCCTCCCGCGCACGGCGACACGATCAGCATCGCCGCATCGGCTGCGACGAGTCCGAACATGAACAACGCACTCGAAATCGTCCCGACGCGCGCGAGAAAGCAGTCGCGTGCCGCGTTGCGGGCCACTTGCTGATGCGCGGCGAGCGCGGCAGCGAGTTCGCGCGTGCGACGCCAGTTGCGCCACGCGATGCCGAAGCCACTGAGCCCGATCACCAGCGCGACCACCGACAACGCCACGAGCGCAGGCATCAGCCACGGCAGTGCAGGCGACGCGACGGGCCGCTCGTGAGGAAAGCAGATCTGCGCGGCAAGCGTTTGAGCGACGTCGGTCTGCATGAACCACGCGGCCGGTGCGAGCAGCAGCCCTGCCAGCAACGCCCATCCGCCAGGACGTCTCGCGTACGCGCCGCCGTCGCCATTACCGGACGACACTTCGCCGGGCGACGCTTCGCCGCGAGCATTCGTCGACGTCGATGGCCGGTCGCTTCGCTCTGCAGTCACCGTCATCTCCTCAACACGTAGGGCGTCAGATACAACGTCGTGAAAATGAACAGCCACACGATGTCGACGAAATG is a window of Paraburkholderia flava DNA encoding:
- a CDS encoding c-type cytochrome — encoded protein: MRVARESGRALLALVIAIAIPVAAVVGVALSSAQSRSSPAPAVAPQATSSSTGADANTRARIADPADAATAADASTNLIARGAYLAKAADCAGCHTAAPRAVPGHTPIPASPFAGGLGMGSPFGTIYSTNITPDPNAGIGRYTYDDFARTLRHGVTPDGKRLYPAMPFPSFAKIDDADMHALYAYFMHGVQPVATPAPSTRLPFPFNQRWALMFWSWAFAPGDRFKPRADRDAQWNRGAYLVQSLGHCGACHTPRGPAYEELGYAEGSRFYLTGGNNDHWFAPNLTGDAGAGLGRYSAQDIAAFLKTGHGGGLVTFGSMVQVVEDSTQYMSDDDLAAIAGYLKSLPVRAPYAHYDAGSHAAQQTSLALKTGDVQRPGAGIFQSDCARCHRADGMGVAQKYPRLAGNPAVLAPDTTSLVRLLVEGGGSPHTETGPASHDMPSFAGKLTDTEMARVLTFVRTTWGNDADPVTTRDVTRTRSALHK